A DNA window from Ipomoea triloba cultivar NCNSP0323 chromosome 10, ASM357664v1 contains the following coding sequences:
- the LOC116033596 gene encoding uncharacterized protein LOC116033596: protein MASFSIDIATTFLGIAKRQRAPIRGLRATLLPQLWRTDGARSRFFLTTSASSVRSGIISAATLSYSPKSRRFSRRFTASAATTSTPQSEDSDVLTKIPPDNRIPATIITGFLGSGKTTLLNHILTANHGKRIAIIENEFGEVDIDGSLVAAKTAGAEDIMMLNNGCLCCTVRGDLVRMIAELVSKKKGKFDHIVIETTGLANPAPIIQTFYAEDQVFNDVKLDGVVTLVDAKHAGLHLDEVKPEGVVNEAVEQIAYADRIIVNKTDLVGEADVSSLIDRIRRINQMAHMKKTQYGKVDLDYVLGIGGFDLERIESAVDTESSKEDHDHHHDHEHDHHHDHGHDHHHDHEHHDHHHSHDHTHDPGVSSVSIVCEGILDLEKANIWLGTLLMERSEDIYRMKGLLSVQGMDERFVFQGVHDIFQGSPDRPWLPDEPRINKVVFIGKNLDSKELEQGFKACLL from the exons ATGGCTTCCTTCTCGATAGACATCGCCACTACCTTTCTGGGGATAGCCAAGCGGCAGAGGGCTCCAATTCGCGGCCTGCGTGCTACTCTTCTTCCTCAATTATGGAGAACCGACGGTGCTCGAAGCCGCTTTTTCTTGACCACTTCAGCATCCTCAGTTCGTTCGGGAATTATCTCTGCTGCTACGCTCAGTTACTCCCCCAAATCGAGGCGTTTCTCCCGGAGGTTCACTGCCTCTGCCGCCACCACTTCCACCCCGCAAAGTGAAGATTCTGATGTTTTGACCAAGATTCCTCCCGATAATCGGATTCCGGCTACTATTATCACCGGCTTCCTAGGTTCTGGAAAG ACAACATTGCTAAACCACATATTGACTGCTAATCATGGAAAGCGCATTGCAATTATTGAGAATGAG TTTGGTGAAGTGGATATTGATGGTTCTTTGGTTGCTGCAAAAACTGCTGGGGCTGAGGACATTATGATGCTTAACAATGGATGTCTATGTTGCACTGTCAGGGGTGATCTTGTTAGAATGATTGCAGAATTAGTCAgtaagaagaaaggaaaattcgaTCATATTGTAATAGAGACAACAG GATTGGCGAATCCAGCACCAATTATTCAGACTTTCTATGCTGAGGATCAAGTTTTTAATGATGTTAAACTAGATGGCGTTGTCACATTAGTTGATGCCAAACATGCTGGTCTTCACCTGGATGAGGTGAAGCCAGAGGGAGTGGTGAATGAAGCAGTTGAGCAAATTGCGTATGCTGACCGTATCATAGTGAACAAG ACTGATCTGGTTGGTGAGGCAGATGTGTCTTCCTTGATTGATCGCATCAGG AGAATAAACCAAATGGCACACATGAAGAAGACTCAGTATGGAAAAGTTGATTTAGATTATGTTCTTGGTATTGGAGGCTTTGATTTGGAAAG AATTGAAAGTGCTGTTGATACTGAAAGTTCCAAGGAAGACCATGATCACCATCATGACCATGAGCATGACCACCATCATGACCATGGGCACGACCACCATCATGACCATG AACATCATGATCATCACCATTCTCACGATCATACTCATGATCCTGGTGTTTCGTCTGTCAGCATTGTTTGTGAAGGGATCTTGGATCTTGAGAAG GCTAACATTTGGCTGGGAACTTTGTTGATGGAAAGGAGTGAAGACATATATCGGATGAAAGGTCTTTTGTCTGTTCAGGGAATGGATGAAAGATTCGTCTTTCAG GGAGTGCATGACATATTCCAAGGTTCCCCAGACAGGCCATGGCTTCCTGATGAACCAAGGATTAACAAGGTTGTTTTCATTGGAAAGAACTTGGACTCAAAAGAGCTAGAGCAGGGTTTCAAGGCTTGCCTGCTATAA
- the LOC116032055 gene encoding phosphopantothenoylcysteine decarboxylase subunit VHS3-like, whose amino-acid sequence MEVETRFSKSIALDEMVCSAVLEAALTAHRSLVSLLLLNKFMCSFHDLVGVEKRFPLGGLNSATVAEAENQDMDESDDDEDEDDDDDDNESDDDDDDGDSEDDDDDDDDGDSDDAVSDGGSSDDDDDDDDDNDDDEEEDGNDDEDDDDDDEEEKKNQPPPKKEK is encoded by the exons ATGGAGGTTGAAACACGTTTCTCCAAATCCATTGCATTGGATGAGATGGTTTGCTCTGCAGTGCTTGAAGCAGCTCTTACAGCTCACAGGTCGCTTGTTTCGCTTCTCCTCCTG aataaatttATGTGCTCGTTCCATGACCTTGTTGGAGTAGAGAAGAG ATTTCCATTGGGTGGTCTGAACAGCGCTACAGTGGCAGAGGCTGAAAACCAAGATATGGATGaaagtgatgatgatgaggatgaagatgatgatgacgacgataatgaaagtgatgatgatgatgatgatggggattcagaagatgatgatgacgacgatGATGATGGAGATTCAGATGATGCGGTTAGTGATGGAGGAAGCAGTGACGATGACGATGACGATGACGATGACAATGACgatgatgaggaggaggatggTAATGATGACGAAGATGATGACGACGATGAtgaagaggaaaagaaaaaccAACCCCctccaaaaaaggaaaaatga
- the LOC116031967 gene encoding uncharacterized protein LOC116031967, with protein sequence MELKGSSSDYSAKVTSETKIPRKNNVLVSAEVVRELSERLRILEEDGQVLKEVVEERRKLITAICRRFQAVHNSLHLKFQEREGQHPMVERADLSQILSQLSSPSIVTRGLRIESCIPSLLND encoded by the exons ATGGAGTTGAAGGGTTCAAGTTCTGATTATAGTGCTAAGGTTACTTCTGAAACAAAGATTCCTAGGAAGAATAATGTGTTGGTGAGTGCAGAAGTTGTTAGAGAGCTTTCGGAGAGATTGAGGATTCTTGAAGAAGATGGACAAGTCCTCAAGGAAGttgttgaagaaagaagaaagctaATCACTGCAATATGCAGACGGTTTCAAGCTGTGCACAATTCTTTGCACCTCAAATTTCAAGAAAGGGAAGGCCAACATCCAATG GTTGAAAGAGCTGATCTTTCGCAAATTCTAAGCCAACTCTCAAGCCCATCAATTGTCACAAGAGGTTTAAGAATTGAAAGTTGTATCCCGTCTTTactaaatgattaa